One segment of Pseudanabaena sp. PCC 6802 DNA contains the following:
- a CDS encoding fatty acid desaturase, protein MMNLKSQPYDCSAIAGISIALLILFSWTVSLVLLLLIDTSRITIWEVAVAVFARTFLHTGLFITAHDAMHGTVLPKNRKINDLIGSIATAVYALLSYQALAKKHRLHHRYPASADDPDFCESDRGNNHIDPEKDIQNGLWPWYFKFMQGYLHGKQLWIVLVGIASVFSILSMGCHIASSNLILFWILPMLCSSIQLFYFGTFLPHRQLDKGFDDRHRARSSNYNRFWSFITCYHFGYHWEHHENPHLPWYKLPSSRLKYQALRLRGEPS, encoded by the coding sequence ATGATGAATTTGAAAAGCCAGCCCTATGATTGTAGCGCGATCGCAGGAATTTCCATTGCTCTGTTAATTTTATTTTCGTGGACGGTCAGCTTAGTCTTGCTCCTCTTAATCGATACATCCAGGATAACGATTTGGGAAGTAGCTGTGGCCGTTTTCGCTCGTACTTTCTTGCACACTGGCTTATTTATCACAGCCCACGATGCCATGCACGGAACTGTGTTGCCCAAAAATCGTAAGATAAACGATTTAATTGGTTCGATTGCGACAGCGGTTTACGCGCTTCTATCTTACCAAGCCCTGGCGAAGAAACATCGCCTGCACCATCGTTACCCAGCCAGCGCTGACGATCCAGATTTTTGTGAAAGCGATCGCGGCAACAACCATATCGATCCTGAGAAAGACATTCAAAATGGTCTATGGCCCTGGTATTTCAAGTTTATGCAAGGATATCTACATGGGAAGCAACTTTGGATTGTACTCGTTGGCATCGCGAGCGTTTTTTCTATCTTAAGCATGGGCTGTCATATTGCCAGCAGCAATTTAATCCTGTTTTGGATTCTGCCGATGTTATGCAGTTCAATTCAATTATTTTACTTTGGCACTTTCTTGCCGCATAGACAACTGGACAAAGGTTTCGACGATCGCCATCGAGCTAGAAGCTCTAATTACAACAGGTTCTGGTCGTTTATTACTTGCTACCACTTTGGTTATCATTGGGAGCACCATGAAAACCCGCACCTGCCCTGGTACAAACTTCCATCTTCCAGATTGAAATATCAGGCTCTCAGATTGAGAGGCGAACCATCTTGA